A single Anopheles funestus chromosome 2RL, idAnoFuneDA-416_04, whole genome shotgun sequence DNA region contains:
- the LOC125765380 gene encoding uncharacterized protein LOC125765380: MNSHFYPGRTTPETMVGGIRKWEQLSRTSAKQTFVPFDEAYHSVRELQTKDDSESDQEQSTEDQRTEQHYSESEFHTEQEDDSSEDQNKDHGEEHEWNERGQIRVSQYPPMNIEPEGHLLHIDFIANQLERLEIPGSGQSRGPRRTVGTLGSGLSSRKLPGQQHNISFSRERVRQIERTNQILLRRIITTRPTLQTQSSKPVKRTSSTNASPVTSAAANRRKMQERIAAENEILLRKVNSVGSRLSKRTGC; encoded by the exons ATGAATTCCCACTTTTACCCCGGACGTACCACACCGGAGACGATGGTTGGTGGTATAAGAAAATGGGAACAACTTTCGCGCACATCTGCCAAACAAACGTTCGTTCCGTTCGATGAGGCGTATCATTCGGTGCGAGAGCTACAAACGAAGGATGATTCGGAATCGGATCAAGAACAATCGACAGAAGATCAGCGTACCGAGCAGCACTACTCGGAGTCGGAGTTTCATACCGAGCAAGAGGACGACTCTAGTGAGGATCAAAACAAGGACCACGGCGAAGAACATGAATGGAACGAACGAGGACAGATTCGTGTATCCCAATATCCACCGATGAATATCGAACCAGAGGGCCATCTATTGCACATTGATTTCATCGCGAACCAACTGGAACGGCTCGAGATACCTGGTTCAGGGCAAAGCAGAGGGCCGCGGCGAACGGTGGGCACACTAGGAAGTGGATTGTCAAGCCGGAAACTTCCTGGGCAACAGCACAACATTTCCTTCAGCCGTGAACGTGTGCGTCAAATCGAACGAACGAATCAAATCCTGCTCCGACGTATCATTACGACAAGGCCAACGCTACAGACACAAAGCAGTAAACCAGTGAAGCGCACT AGCTCAACGAACGCTTCGCCAGTCACCAGTGCTGCTGCAAATCGGAGAAAGATGCAAGAAAGAATCGCGGCCGAAAATGAG ATTCTGCTGCGCAAAGTGAACTCAGTTGGCAGCAGGCTCTCAAAGCGTACGGGCTGCTAA
- the LOC125774950 gene encoding protein PAT1 homolog 1-like has product MDSFFGFNTTLPVENDDGDDEFGRICPQAGTVGLRSPLQRRCKEDMSDEEEYDALNDETFGSADNGDWEDIHENLLRLYDTNDESGRSSVVAQSIGDEFASKLRLDPSIWGSPMKVQPSVQQQYSDHPSNVQQPVQSFRQSTTTQPVKPREHFTPTKDFKPIPSMPLINPSVPPPLGVTPALMTVPPPHLLAARNCALFPPGPPPPPGAPLMNHPNRLPIGILPLNMLAARPYSTPINNLAMHPAFPPRCPYGSPLQGFLGPPVTIGPPLTQRHPGPPGPFLMHRSPTPLQNNQFNQRLVQEIQQNHPMLAFNRQVANSFNACNNGVMKTVPQNQPRPVFVKQMYYQQQQQQQRSRLCNGIPDGGTPPKPHDEYANMMSTRDKQWLIGIQLTQLNSDLPYLNDYYFTVYKQRLAAAKGESENRIYKENQLSHPFTQPKEHAQLLLLSMLTKNVKGGLLNLNRERRSSESKPASGTDGKEGGRAYTPFQFEKSLGKLQCGSVTAPRKLIDADVMGNDQLNGNGVSAAEQSQTQRKARHVLLLVETLYRLVLQLEDKVNPAAIAAASLLREKELRERDMLCGAAGTDDRSHGVQLGALSGTAAKCNGMLAEFEESFEDLSASLIGQLSQDKITSILGVRKGRILLRRSLAVLHDHPSRWMLWGMIFTALPCLGKRDRDDAEGLLLALFSEFERQLRYGTMKDLLSVAKTIGSSRKVMQCIVSSKFLLSCIITIIFQMEMFCGKNPATLLTASEDDWWVSFLEDVNEVVKAKVGSTPSSSSIAINPDNNIVRTLRVHFARFGTRVDGTDLMNFITDNGNHQQRSVAARKQSLQETNITK; this is encoded by the exons ATGGATTCattttttggatttaataCCACTCTACCGGTGGAGAACGATGACGGCGATGATGAGTTTGGCAGAATATGTCCTCAGGCAGGCACAGTCGGATTGCGTTCACCGCTGCAACGGCGATGTAAAGAAGACATGTCGGACGAGGAAGAATATGACGCCCTGAATGATGAAACGTTCGGTTCAGCGGACAACGGTGATTGGGAAGACATTCACGAAAACCTT TTGCGGCTCTACGATACCAACGATGAGAGCGGTCGCAGCAGTGTCGTTGCGCAGAGTATTGGGGATGAGTTTGCAAGCAAGTTACGGCTAGATCCGAGCATATGGGGAAGTCCAATGAAGGTGCAACCTTCAGTTCAACAGCAGTACTCTGATCATCCATCGAACGTC cagcaaccggtGCAATCGTTTCGCCAATCAACAACTACGCAACCGGTGAAGCCTCGGGAACATTTTACACCGACTAAGGATTTTAAGCCGATTCCATCCATGCCACTGATCAATCCATCGGTACCTCCACCACTGGGAGTTACACCCGCGCTGATGACCGTACCTCCACCGCATCTATTGGCAGCGAGAAACTGTGCCCTGTTTCCTCCGggaccgccaccaccaccaggagCCCCTCTGATGAACCATCCGAATCGTCTTCCGATTGGCATATTGCCGTTGAACATGTTAGCTGCCCGACCGTATTCGACGCCAATCAACAATCTAGCAATGCATCCTGCTTTTCCACCGCGCTGTCCATACGGTTCGCCGCTGCAAGGTTTTTTGGGTCCACCAGTGACGATTGGTCCCCCGCTAACTCAACGCCATCCGGGGCCTCCTGGGCCATTTCTGATGCACCGTAGCCCAACTCCCCTGCAGAACAATCAGTTCAACCAGCGGCTAGTGCAGGAAATACAACAGAATCATCCAATGCTAGCGTTTAACAGACAGGTTGCCAACTCCTTCAACGCTTGCAATAATGGAGTAATGAAAACTGTGCCTCAAAACCAACCGAGGCCAGTGTTCGTGAAGCAAATGTAttatcagcaacagcagcaacagcaacgttCGCGGCTATGCAATGGTATTCCGGACGGTGGTACTCCACCGAAACCGCACGATGAATACGCAAACATGATGAGCACAAGGGATAAGCAGTGGTTAATCGGGATACAGCTAACGCAACTCAACTCCGATTTACCATATTTGAACGATTACTACTTTACCGTGTACAAGCAAAGGCTGGCAGCGGCGAAGGGCGAGAGTGAAAATCGTATCTATAAGGAAAACCAACTGAGCCATCCATTTACCCAGCCGAAGGAGCATGCCCAGCTGCTCCTGCTTTCAATGCTAACGAAGAATGTAAAGGGTGGCCTCTTGAACTTAAACCGCGAGCGCCGAAGTTCCGAATCCAAGCCGGCGAGCGGTACCGATGGCAAAGAGGGCGGTCGTGCGTATACACCGTTTCAGTTTGAAAAGTCGCTCGGAAAGCTGCAGTGTGGAAGTGTAACGGCGCCGAGGAAGCTTATCGATGCCGATGTTATGGGAAATGATCAACTGAACGGAAATGGCGTATCGGCGGCGGAACAGTCTCAGACACAGCGCAAGGCTCGCCATGTGCTGCTGCTAGTTGAAACATTGTACAGGCTTGTGCTCCAGCTGGAGGATAAGGTTAATCCGGCTGCTATAGCCGCTGCCAGTTTGTTGCGGGAAAAGGAATTACGCGAACGTGACATGCTGTGCGGTGCTGCAGGTACTGACGACCGTTCCCATGGTGTTCAGTTAGGTGCGTTGAGCGGAACTGCTGCGAAGTGTAACGGGATGCTAGCCGAGTTCGAAGAATCATTCGAGGACCTGTCGGCTTCCCTGATAGGGCAGCTTTCGCAAGACAAAATTACATCCATACTCGGTGTACGTAAGGGCAGAATACTTCTTCGGCGTTCGTTGGCAGTTCTTCATGATCATCCGTCTCGCTGGATGCTGTGGGGCATGATCTTTACAGCATTACCTTGCCTGGGCAAGAGAGATCGAGATGATGCCGAGGGTCTGCTGTTGGCACTGTTCAGCGAGTTTGAGCGTCAGCTTCGGTACGGAACGATGAAAGATTTGCTGTCGGTGGCGAAGACGATCGGCAGCTCGCGCAAAGTTATGCAATGCATTGTCAGCAGTAAGTTTCTGCTGTCCTGCATCATAACcataatttttcaaatggaaatgttttgcgGCAAAAATCCGGCTACGCTTTTAACCGCTTCCGAGGATGACTGGTGGGTATCGTTCCTGGAGGACGTGAACGAGGTTGTAAAGGCTAAGGTTGGATCAAcgcccagcagcagcagcattgcgATAAATCCGGATAACAATATCGTTCGCACGCTACGGGTTCATTTTGCACGTTTCGGCACACGTGTTGACGGGACGGATCTAATGAACTTCATCACTGATAATGGTAACCACCAACAGCGATCGGTTGCTGCCAGGAAACAATCATTacaagaaacaaacattacCAAATGA
- the LOC125765382 gene encoding general odorant-binding protein lush-like, producing MVMKRSSCWWVWNLIGFTVFFWSHIPIVDGAMTRKQLINSMDMMRSACAPKFKVSTEMLDNLRNGIFAEDRELKCYTTCIAQMAGTMNKKGEINIQKTLAQLDAMLPPDMKEKAKEAVHACRDAQGRYKDSCDKTFYSTKCLAEYDREVFLFP from the exons ATGGTTATGAAAAGATCAAGCTGTTGGTGGGTATGGAATTTAATTGGTTTTACAGTTTTCTTCTGGAGTCATATCCCGATAGTGGATGGTGCG ATGACCCGCAAACAGTTGATCAATTCGATGGATATGATGCGTTCGGCATGTGCTCCCAAGTTCAAAGTTTCCACCG AAATGTTGGATAACCTGCGTAATGGTATATTTGCGGAGGATCGCGAATTAAAATGCTACACAACGTGTATCGCACAGATGGCAGGaacg ATGAATAAAAAAGGTGAAATCAATATACAGAAAACGTTGGCCCAGCTAGACGCCATGCTTCCACCGGACATGAAGGAAAAAGCAAAGGAAGCGGTCCATGCATGTCGCGATGCGC AGGGTCGTTACAAAGATTCTTGCGACAAAACGTTTTACTCGACCAAATGTCTCGCCGAGTACGATCGTGAAGTGTTTCTGTTTCCCTAG